The segment AAGGGAAGCAATTGTTAATGCTATAGTCCACAGGAATTATACTATTAGCGGAACAAGTATTTATGTAAGAATTTACGATGACCGCGTGGAGATAGAAAACCCAGGAGGACTTCCTGACGGAATTACAAAACTGGATTTTGCCAAGTCCTCTGTAAGGAGAAATCCGATTATTGCTGATATGTTCCATCGTATGGGTAAAGTTGAGCGCATGGGTTCCGGTATCGAGCGCATGAGGGACCTTATGCGCGAGGCTGGGCTGAAAGAGCCAGTATTTGAAATGGATGCATTCTTTCGGGTCGCTTTTTATCGTGATCCGCGTTATTCCCTTAAAGCGGATAGAGAAACCGGAGAGAAAACTACCCAGAAAAAGTTGGGTGAAAGGTTGGGTGATAAGTTGGGTGAAAGGTTGGGTAAAAATGAAATGAAGATTTTAGATATTATAAATCAAAATAAATTTATTACAATCCCAAAACTCTCAAAATCGCTTAAGATTAGCACAACTGCTGTAGAAAATAATATTGCAAAACTAAAAGCAAAGAAGGTGTTAAAACGTATCGGGTCCGATAAGGGCGGTCATTGGGAGATAGTGAATGGCTAAATTTCAAAAACTTGAACTCACATGGATAGGCAAAGAAAATCAGCCGAGGCTTGAGCCGAGGATATTGATTGAAGATGCGGAGAGGTCTTACGGACACACCCCTGCCCCTCTCAAGAGGGGATTAAAAAGTCCCCTCCTCGGAGGGGAAACAGGGGTGGGTAATATGCTTATCCACGGCGACAACCTTCTTGCGCTCAAAGCCCTTGAGCAGGACTTTGCAGGGAAAATCAAGTGCATCTATATTGACCCGCCGTACAATACTGGAAATGCCTTTGAACATTATGATGACGGGCTGGAGCATTCAATATGGCTGAGCCTCATAAAGCCACGGATTGAA is part of the Deltaproteobacteria bacterium genome and harbors:
- a CDS encoding ATP-binding protein, translating into MDALREAIVNAIVHRNYTISGTSIYVRIYDDRVEIENPGGLPDGITKLDFAKSSVRRNPIIADMFHRMGKVERMGSGIERMRDLMREAGLKEPVFEMDAFFRVAFYRDPRYSLKADRETGEKTTQKKLGERLGDKLGERLGKNEMKILDIINQNKFITIPKLSKSLKISTTAVENNIAKLKAKKVLKRIGSDKGGHWEIVNG